A genomic segment from Neodiprion lecontei isolate iyNeoLeco1 chromosome 1, iyNeoLeco1.1, whole genome shotgun sequence encodes:
- the LOC107223700 gene encoding protein downstream neighbor of son homolog isoform X4, with the protein MLLVMTKFTFNPSMDENSASDLAEWKRPEQVMQLHRLKLKKRALQARMNRTLVEKALPSLDQNSSIPITDIRQGSTTLKRKNPFSKNATTFKKHKTTPLTAQELEASSDTTLFELLNIQKSGNTDKPGQNTPLSFSSVLTKLENGYAEEEPTPAPQGNNYIPIDWTLNTKMRFMSPKPFAWNGKLKTSEEASGTTGFVRCVDIGEKETTLDTSPNARFHQCCLVWQHPSLPWLELFPRSAGRASAAISSSPMAATNQHIKDALHREWSESFRSLFQLVRARQCPYFYVCANTFTVLFRAAGICGVSEVHALLTPTTRGFRQILKQEDIEFTMPLKKNSKRRSDTTDSGCDTLDSSASNMTNPTDTEHFNDEDEDEDGPADKWLQSLGFEDSEIRKINNLQARLTQDKESEIDNSAESLIFVQDVETQALFNFLINCKSSIASTGALAGIPPTLLAPVAFHGATLKPLKVRESVVTIDMEKFYSLELRGPLLPHTLPSLCHLMTSSHLEQFSVSCAHLNSTIPFSRAGNGRGGAAASEESGKAPSNVFGEENLSDCGFSGKLLQHFCCPDPQRIQILESLKFSNDGYVWS; encoded by the exons TATGACGAAGTTCACTTTCAACCCATCAATGGATGAAAATTCTGCATCTGATCTGGCAGAATGGAAACGGCCGGAGCAAGTGATGCAGCTTCATCGATTGAAGCTGAAAAAGCGAGCGCTTCAGGCACGCATGAACAGAACTTTGGTAGAAAAGGCTTTACCTTCGCTAGATCAGAACAGTTCAATTCCTATAACCGACATCAGACAAGGTTCAACGACTTTGAAGCGTAAAAACCCATTCTCTAAAAATGCAACTACGTTTAAAAAGCACAAAACAACGCCATTGACAGCGCAGGAATTGGAAGCGAGCAGCGACACAACCCTTTTTGAGTTGTTGAACATTCAAAAATCGGGAAACACCGACAAGCCTGGGCAAAATACCCCCCTCTCATTTTCCAGCGTACTGACAAAACTAGAGAATGGATACGCAGAGGAGGAACCAACACCAGCGCCTCAAGGAAATAACTACATCCCAATAGATTGGACGCTGAATACCAAGATGCGATTCATGTCTCCGAAACCATTTGCTTggaatggaaaattaaaaactagcGAAGAAGCGTCTGGCACTACTGGGTTTGTTCGCTGCGTCGACATCGGTGAAAAGGAAACTACATTGGACACTAGTCCTAATGCAAG GTTTCACCAATGCTGTTTAGTATGGCAGCATCCTTCGCTACCTTGGCTAGAATTATTTCCTCGCTCTGCTGGCAGAGCTAGTGCTGCAATATCGAGCAGCCCAATGGCAGCAACAAACCAGCACATCAAAGACGCTCTGCACCGGGAATGGAGTGAAAGCTTCAGATCGTTGTTCCAGCTAGTACGTGCAAGACAATGTCCATACTTTTACGTATGCGCAAACACGTTCACAGTTCTCTTCCGTGCTGCTGGTATTTGCGGTGTTTCAGAAGTTCACGCCCTTCTCACACCGACCACCAGAGGATTTAGACAAATTCTTAAGCAAGAAG ACATAGAGTTTACGATgccattgaaaaaaaattccaaaaggcgatcagatacaaCCGATTCTGGCTGCGATACTCTGGACTCTTCAGCATCAAATATGACAAATCCTACTGACACGGAGCATTTTAATGACGAAGATGAAGACGAGGATGGGCCAGCAGACAAGTGGTTGCAAAGCCTCGGATTTGAAGATtctgaaattagaaaaataaataatttgcaG GCTCGTCTTACTCAGGATAAAGAGAGTGAAATAGACAACTCGGCGGAGTCGTTAATTTTCGTTCAAGACGTCGAGACGCAAGCTTTATTTAACTTTTTGATAAACTGTAAATCGTCGATCGCTTCGACCGGTGCCTTGGCAGGCATTCCTCCAACTCTTTTGGCGCCCGTTGCATTTCACGGCGCAACGCTGAAGCCGCTCAAG GTCAGAGAGAGCGTCGTGACCATAGATatggagaaattttattccctCGAGCTGCGAGGACCGCTCTTACCGCACACGTTACCGAGTCTTTGCCATTTGATGACTTCGAGTCACCTGGAACAATTCTCGGTCAGCTGCGCGCATCTCAATTCGACTATTCCATTTTCGCGAGCAGGAAATGGACGAG GAGGTGCAGCCGCCTCGGAAGAATCTGGAAAGGCGCCATCTAACGTGTTTGGCGAAGAAAATCTCAGCGATTGCGGCTTTAGCGGGAAGCTGCTCCAACATTTTTGCTGTCCAGATCCGCAACGCATACAGATCTtagaaagtttgaaattctCCAATGACGGATACGTGTGGTCTTGA
- the LOC107223700 gene encoding protein downstream neighbor of son homolog isoform X5 yields the protein MTKFTFNPSMDENSASDLAEWKRPEQVMQLHRLKLKKRALQARMNRTLVEKALPSLDQNSSIPITDIRQGSTTLKRKNPFSKNATTFKKHKTTPLTAQELEASSDTTLFELLNIQKSGNTDKPGQNTPLSFSSVLTKLENGYAEEEPTPAPQGNNYIPIDWTLNTKMRFMSPKPFAWNGKLKTSEEASGTTGFVRCVDIGEKETTLDTSPNARFHQCCLVWQHPSLPWLELFPRSAGRASAAISSSPMAATNQHIKDALHREWSESFRSLFQLVRARQCPYFYVCANTFTVLFRAAGICGVSEVHALLTPTTRGFRQILKQEDIEFTMPLKKNSKRRSDTTDSGCDTLDSSASNMTNPTDTEHFNDEDEDEDGPADKWLQSLGFEDSEIRKINNLQARLTQDKESEIDNSAESLIFVQDVETQALFNFLINCKSSIASTGALAGIPPTLLAPVAFHGATLKPLKVRESVVTIDMEKFYSLELRGPLLPHTLPSLCHLMTSSHLEQFSVSCAHLNSTIPFSRAGNGRGGAAASEESGKAPSNVFGEENLSDCGFSGKLLQHFCCPDPQRIQILESLKFSNDGYVWS from the exons ATGACGAAGTTCACTTTCAACCCATCAATGGATGAAAATTCTGCATCTGATCTGGCAGAATGGAAACGGCCGGAGCAAGTGATGCAGCTTCATCGATTGAAGCTGAAAAAGCGAGCGCTTCAGGCACGCATGAACAGAACTTTGGTAGAAAAGGCTTTACCTTCGCTAGATCAGAACAGTTCAATTCCTATAACCGACATCAGACAAGGTTCAACGACTTTGAAGCGTAAAAACCCATTCTCTAAAAATGCAACTACGTTTAAAAAGCACAAAACAACGCCATTGACAGCGCAGGAATTGGAAGCGAGCAGCGACACAACCCTTTTTGAGTTGTTGAACATTCAAAAATCGGGAAACACCGACAAGCCTGGGCAAAATACCCCCCTCTCATTTTCCAGCGTACTGACAAAACTAGAGAATGGATACGCAGAGGAGGAACCAACACCAGCGCCTCAAGGAAATAACTACATCCCAATAGATTGGACGCTGAATACCAAGATGCGATTCATGTCTCCGAAACCATTTGCTTggaatggaaaattaaaaactagcGAAGAAGCGTCTGGCACTACTGGGTTTGTTCGCTGCGTCGACATCGGTGAAAAGGAAACTACATTGGACACTAGTCCTAATGCAAG GTTTCACCAATGCTGTTTAGTATGGCAGCATCCTTCGCTACCTTGGCTAGAATTATTTCCTCGCTCTGCTGGCAGAGCTAGTGCTGCAATATCGAGCAGCCCAATGGCAGCAACAAACCAGCACATCAAAGACGCTCTGCACCGGGAATGGAGTGAAAGCTTCAGATCGTTGTTCCAGCTAGTACGTGCAAGACAATGTCCATACTTTTACGTATGCGCAAACACGTTCACAGTTCTCTTCCGTGCTGCTGGTATTTGCGGTGTTTCAGAAGTTCACGCCCTTCTCACACCGACCACCAGAGGATTTAGACAAATTCTTAAGCAAGAAG ACATAGAGTTTACGATgccattgaaaaaaaattccaaaaggcgatcagatacaaCCGATTCTGGCTGCGATACTCTGGACTCTTCAGCATCAAATATGACAAATCCTACTGACACGGAGCATTTTAATGACGAAGATGAAGACGAGGATGGGCCAGCAGACAAGTGGTTGCAAAGCCTCGGATTTGAAGATtctgaaattagaaaaataaataatttgcaG GCTCGTCTTACTCAGGATAAAGAGAGTGAAATAGACAACTCGGCGGAGTCGTTAATTTTCGTTCAAGACGTCGAGACGCAAGCTTTATTTAACTTTTTGATAAACTGTAAATCGTCGATCGCTTCGACCGGTGCCTTGGCAGGCATTCCTCCAACTCTTTTGGCGCCCGTTGCATTTCACGGCGCAACGCTGAAGCCGCTCAAG GTCAGAGAGAGCGTCGTGACCATAGATatggagaaattttattccctCGAGCTGCGAGGACCGCTCTTACCGCACACGTTACCGAGTCTTTGCCATTTGATGACTTCGAGTCACCTGGAACAATTCTCGGTCAGCTGCGCGCATCTCAATTCGACTATTCCATTTTCGCGAGCAGGAAATGGACGAG GAGGTGCAGCCGCCTCGGAAGAATCTGGAAAGGCGCCATCTAACGTGTTTGGCGAAGAAAATCTCAGCGATTGCGGCTTTAGCGGGAAGCTGCTCCAACATTTTTGCTGTCCAGATCCGCAACGCATACAGATCTtagaaagtttgaaattctCCAATGACGGATACGTGTGGTCTTGA